A genome region from Hevea brasiliensis isolate MT/VB/25A 57/8 chromosome 9, ASM3005281v1, whole genome shotgun sequence includes the following:
- the LOC110634241 gene encoding non-specific lipid-transfer protein 2-like — MKTSYVVVCTLMVLLLAEAQVTIAVTCSPAELSSCVSAITSSSPPSKQCCDKIKEQKPCLCQYLKNPNLKKFINTPNARKVASTCGTPFPKC, encoded by the coding sequence ATGAAGACATCATATGTAGTAGTTTGCACTCTGATGGTGCTACTCCTGGCCGAGGCACAGGTAACAATTGCAGTGACATGTAGCCCAGCAGAGCTGAGCTCTTGTGTGAGTGCAATCACATCATCTTCTCCACCGTCAAAACAGTGCTGTGACAAGATCAAAGAACAGAAGCCTTGCCTTTGCCAATACCTCAAGAACCCAAACCTGAAGAAATTCATCAACACACCAAACGCCAGGAAGGTTGCTAGCACTTGTGGAACTCCATTCCCTAAGTGCTAG
- the LOC110634226 gene encoding kinesin-like protein NACK1: MTVRTPGTPASKIDRTPASTPGGPKTKEEKIVVTVRLRPLSKKEQLAKDQVAWECVDDRTIVFKPPTQERTAQQAPFTFDKVFGPTCLTETVYEDGVKNVALSALMGINATIFAYGQTSSGKTYTMRGITEKAVNDIYKHIMNTPERDFTIKISGLEIYNENVRDLLNSESGRNLKLLDDPEKGTVVEKLVEETANNDQHLRHLISICEAQRQVGETALNDTSSRSHQIIRLTIESTLRENSDCVRSFVAGLNFVDLAGSERASQTHADGVRLREGCHINLSLMTLTTVIRKLSVGKRSGHIPYRDSKLTRILQHSLGGNARTAIICTLSPALSHVEQSRNTLFFATRAKEVTNNAHVNMVVSDKQLVKHLQKEVARLEAELRTPDPTKEKDLKIQQMEMEMEELRRQRDLAQSQVDELRKKIQVDQQPGALESPRPSVKKCLSYSDALLPKQDSKDLSRFDRTRKTMLRQSMRQSSTAPFTLVHEIRKLEHLQEQLGEEANRALEVLQKEVACHRLGNQDAAETIAKLQAEIREMRSIQPAPKEVEIGSVVAPNKSVSANLKEEITRLHSQGSTIADLEEQLENVQKSIDKLVMSLPSNNPQSNCEAASKAKNQPKKKKILPLASSNGANRQNFLRSPCSPLSTSRQILENDIENKAPGNEDIISSETQPESEKETPTKSEEGGEVSSKEGTPGYRRSSSVNMKKMQKMFQNAAEENVRSIRAYVTELKERVAKLQYQKQLLVCQVLELEANEAAGYNLEDEENINEPEPQVSWQVTFREQRQQIIELWDVCYVSIIHRTQFYLLFKGDPADQIYMEVELRRLTWLQQHLAEIGNASPARVGDEPTISLSSSIRALKREREFLAKRLTSRLTVEERDTLYMKWDVPLEGKQRKLQFVNKLWTNPHDARHVQESAEIVAKLVGFCEGGNMSKEMFELNFALPTDKRPWIVGWNPISNLLHL; encoded by the exons GAACTCCGGCTTCTAAGATTGATAGGACACCAGCGTCAACTCCTGGAGGTCCCAAAACAAAGGAAGAGAAGATTGTAGTTACCGTACGATTAAGACCTCTAAGCAAAAAAGAGCAGTTAGCCAAAGACCAAGTAGCATGGGAGTGTGTTGATGATCGCACCATTGTATTTAAGCCACCAACTCAGGAACGTACAGCTCAACAGGCCCCATTCACATTTG ataaagtttttggtCCCACTTGTTTAACTGAAACTGTATATGAGGATGGAGTAAAGAATGTTGCTTTGTCTGCTTTGATGGGCATAAATG CAACCATATTTGCATATGGGCAGACTAGCAGTGGGAAGACATATACGATGAGAGGAATAACTGAGAAAGCTGTTAATGACATCTATAAGCATATAATGAAT ACCCCAGAGAGGGATTTTACTATTAAGATTTCTGGACTAGAAATTTATAATGAAAATGTCAGGGACCTGCTGAATTCAGAATCTGGTAGAAATCTCAAGCTTCTTGATGACCCAGAG AAAGGCACTGTGGTTGAGAAGTTGGTAGAAGAAACAGCAAATAATGACCAGCATTTAAGGCATCTGATTAGTATTTGTGAAG CCCAAAGGCAAGTTGGTGAAACTGCCCTTAATGATACTAGTTCGCGGTCACACCAAATTATAAGGCTG ACAATAGAAAGTACTCTCCGTGAAAATTCAGATTGTGTGAGATCATTCGTTGCAGGCCTG AACTTTGTAGACCTAGCTGGAAGTGAAAGAGCCTCACAGACACATGCAGATGGTGTCAGGCTCAGGGAAGGATGCCATATTAATCTTAGTTTGATGACGCTGACAACTGTGATAAGAAAGCTCAG TGTGGGGAAAAGAAGCGGTCATATACCTTACCGAGACTCAAAGCTTACTCGCATCTTGCAGCATTCCCTTGGTGGGAATGCACGTACTGCCATCATATGTACTTTAAGTCCAGCACTCAGCCATGTTGAACAATCTCGAAACACTCTCTTCTTTGCCACACGAGCAAAAGAAGTCACTAACAATGCCCATGTCAACATG gTTGTTTCCGATAAGCAGCTGGTGAAGCATCTACAGAAGGAAGTGGCCAGGCTGGAAGCAGAGCTGCGCACTCCTGACCCTACCAAGGAGAAAGACTTGAAAATTCAGCAG ATGGAGATGGAAATGGAAGAATTAAGACGCCAGAGGGATCTTGCACAATCTCAAGTAGATGAGTTACGGAAAAAAATTCAAGTGGACCAacag CCTGGCGCATTGGAATCTCCACGTCCATCAGTGAAGAAGTGTCTCTCTTACTCGGATGCATTGTTGCCAAAACAGGACAGCAAGGATTTAAGCCGCTTCGATAGAACAAGAAAAACTATGTTAAGGCAGTCTATGAGGCAATCATCAACTGCACCTTTCACTCTAGTGCACGAAATACGCAAACTAGAACATCTTCAAGAACAACTTGGAGAAGAAGCTAATCGAGCTCTTGAAGTCCTACAAAAGGAGGTTGCTTGTCATAGACTAGGTAACCAAGATGCAGCTGAGACGATTGCTAAACTGCAAGCAGAAATAAGAGAAATGCGATCCATTCAACCAGCTCCTAAGGAAGTGGAAATCGGCAGTGTTGTAGCTCCTAACAAAAGTGTCAGTGCCAACCTCAAGGAAGAGATAACCAGACTTCATTCACAGGGCAGCACTATAGCAGATCTTGAAGAGCAGTTGGAAAATGTTCAGAAGTCTATAGACAAATTAGTAATGTCTCTTCCAAGCAATAATCCACAATCAAACTGTGAAGCAGCTTCCAAAGCTAAGAATCAACCAAAGAAGAAAAAGATACTTCCTTTGGCATCAAGTAATGGTGCCAACAGGCAAAACTTTTTAAGGTCTCCTTGCTCACCACTATCAACTTCTCGGCAAATTTTGGAAAATGACATAGAAAATAAAGCTCCAGGGAATGAAGACATTATATCCTCGGAGACCCAGCCAGAGTCTGAGAAAGAGACCCCTACGAAGAGTGAAGAAGGTGGAGAAGTGTCATCGAAGGAAGGCACTCCAGGCTATAGACGTTCTAGTTCAGTTAATATGAAGAAAATGCAGAAGATGTTTCAGAATGCAGCAGAGGAGAATGTAAGAAGCATAAGAGCATATGTGACAGAACTGAAGGAACGTGTTGCCAAACTGCAATACCAAAAGCAGTTACTTGTTTGCCAG GTCCTTGAGCTGGAAGCAAATGAAGCAGCTGGATATAATCTTGAGGATGAAGAGAACATAAATGAACCAGAACCTCAAGTTTCCTGGCAAGTAACTTTTAGGGAGCAAAGGCAGCAGATCATTGAATTATGGGATGTGTGCTATGTATCCATCATACATAGGACACAGTTTTATTTGTTATTCAAGGGGGATCCTGCTGATCAAATATACATGGAAGTTGAGCTTAGGCGCTTGACTTGGCTGCAGCAGCATTTGGCAGAAATTGGCAATGCAAGCCCAGCTCGTGTTGGAGATGAGCCTACAATTTCTCTGTCATCAag TATTAGAGCATTGAAACGTGAAAGGGAATTCCTGGCGAAGAGGTTGACCTCGCGTTTAACTGTTGAGGAAAGAGATACATTGTACATGAAATGGGATGTTCCACTTGAGGGGAAGCAGAGGAAGTTGCAGTTTGTGAACAAACTGTGGACGAATCCCCATGATGCAAGGCATGTACAGGAAAGTGCTGAGATAGTGGCAAAGCTTGTTGGTTTCTGCGAAGGAGGAAACATGTCAAAGGAGATGTTTGAGCTCAATTTCGCCTTACCAACAGATAAAAGACCATGGATTGTGGGCTGGAACCCAATTTCAAACCTTCTGCATTTATGA